A region of the Perca flavescens isolate YP-PL-M2 chromosome 15, PFLA_1.0, whole genome shotgun sequence genome:
TGGTACCTGTGCTGGTCGTAGGACTCTCTCTGGTACCTGATTACCTGTAGGACTCTCTGTGGTACCTGAACTGGCTGTAGGACTCTCTGTGGTACCTGAACTGGCTCCAGGATTCTCTGTGGTACCTGAACTGGCTGTTTGTGACTCTATGTGGCACCTGAACTGGCTATTCGTGACTCTCTGTGGTACCTGAACTGGCTGTAGGACTCTCTGTGGTACCTGAACTGGTTGTAGGACTCTCTGAGGTACCTGAACTGGCTGTAGGACTCTCTGTGGTACCTGGACTGGTTGTAGGACTCTCTGTGGTACCTGAACTGGCTGTAGGACTCTCTGTGGTACCTGAACTGGTTGTAGGATTCTCTGTGGTACCTGAACTGGCTGTTTGTGACTCTATGTGGTACCTGAACTGGCTATTCGTGACTCTCTGTGGTACCTGAACTGGCTGTAGGACTCTCTGTGGTACCTGAACTGGTTGTAGGACTCTCTGTGGTACCTGAACTGGCTGTAGGACTCTCTGTGGTACCTGAACTGGTTGTAGGACTCTCTGTGGTACCTGAACTGGCTGTAGGACTCTCTGTGGTACCTGAACTGGTTGTAGGACTCTCTGTGGTACCTGAACTGGCTGTAGGACTCTCTGTGGTACCTGAACTGGTTGTAGGACTCTCTGTGGTACCTGAAGTGGCTGTAGGACTCTCTGTGGTACCTGAACTGGCTGTAGGACTCTCTGTGGTACCTGAACTGGTTGTGGTACCTGAACTGGTTGTAGGACTCTCTGTGGTACCTGAACTGGTTGTAGGACTCTCTGTGGTACCTGAAGTGGCTGTAGGACTCTCTGTGGTACCTGAACTGGTTGTAGGACTCTCTGTGGTACCTGAACTGGTTGTAGGACTCTCTGTGGTACCTGAAGTGGCTGTAGGACTCTCTGTGGTACCTGAACTGGCTGTAGGACTCTCTGTGGTACCTGAACTGGTTGTAGGATGTCCCTCTCTGGGTGACGGCTCTCAGTTTGGCGGCGTTCTCTCTCTCGTGTCGCTGCTCTGACTCCACCGCCGCCCGCAGCTCGCTCTCCAGCGCCGAGAAGTCGATGACATCGCGCTCTGACCTCGCCATGACCTGATGATGTCACACGGGTCAGATAATTAGGACAGTTATTCACCGTTAGCAGCTAAGCACACAGAcgttaataaataataatctggTTTCATATTTCATTCTATTCATAGACCACTTTTCAAACCTCCTGGTGACTAAATCCTGGAAGAAACAGGCACCTTCCCACATGATCCAGGTGGAACAATAAGAAGTAGTAATAAAGGGAAGAAAAGAAGCTAATCATTCAGCTTACTGCACTTTAAAAACTACATTTACCTACTACCAGTTACATTTAAAACTACAGTTACTCAGCGTTAGCTTCAGGCTAACCTCACACAGCTAAAATAATAAGAATCTTTCTTTATGGAGCCTTTTCAAATGTTACAAAGTGCAAAATAACACACAGCAGTGATCCAAACAAACAACAGCGTCCTGAGGCTGAACAGTGTCGCTAAGAAATGTTTGAATGTCCTGTTGTAATCTGAACCATTTTCATAAAGGTTCTATAGCACTAATTTggctttctttcaaccaaactgTCAAAGAAAgcaacatggatggttccatacaactcTCTCACAAGTTAAATACATGATCAGTTCACTTCTTTCATTCAATCTGGCTGTTTGATTCTATTTTAAAGCATTTGGAGAAAATAATGACATAagaaccttgaaaaaaaaacaacaaaaatgtcaaaatacttggaaaaaaatggacaaaatggGGAAATTAGTGTGCAAAGACATCGgagaaaacgtaaaaaaaaaaaaaattgtgaagaGTGACAAAACAGCGGGGGAATCAACAAGtgtaaaaaaagagcaaaatgtTGAAAGCAAAACTTTTTATTAAAGCGTTGACccagaaaaagtaaaagttacacggtcaacgggaagacaagaaaaagaaataaaaggagTTTACAGACAGTTTAAGCTCCAATCAAATCAGTTAGTTTtaataaatgatttattgaaactAAAAGTACAGTTCTtcagcattagcttcaggctaacgTCACACAGCTCAAACTATAACACACATGACTAACATCACTGTCAGCATCTTCCCAAGATATGAATCAGTATTTAGCTGACTCCATATCAGGACAGTCACTTTCTGTTTATTTCATGTCTCACAACACTCATTCTCATTCATTTTAGAAGCAACTATGCTGTTCAAAAACAGTGCAGATGAttgacagtcacacacacacacacacacacacacacacacacacacacacacacacagtcacagtcacacacacagagagagagagagagagagacacacagtcacacagagagagagagacacacacacacagacacacacacacacacacacacacacacacacacacacacacacacacagagagacacacacagtcacacagagagagagagagagagagagagacacacagtcacacacagagagagagagacacacacacacacacacacacacacacacacacacacacacacacacacacacacacacacagagacacacacagtcacacagagagagagagagagagagacacacacacacacacacacacacacacacacacacacagacacacacacagttacagtcacacagagagagagagagagagacacagtcacacagagagagagagagagagacatacacacacagacacacacacagtcacagtcacacacacacagagagagagagagagacacacacacacacacacacacacacacaaagacacacacacagtcacacacagagagagagagagacacacacacacacacacacacacacgacacacacacacacacacacacacacacacacacacacacacacacaaacagtcacacagagagagagagagacacacacacacacacacacacacagacacacacacacacaaacagtcacacacagagagagagagagagagacatacacacacagacacacacagtctcacacacacagagagagagagacacacacacagtcacacagagagagagagacacacacacacacacacacacacacacacacaaacacagacacacacagtcacacagagagatagagacacacacacacacacacacacacacacacacacacacacacacacacacaaacagtcacacagagagagagagagagagagacacacacacacacacacacatgatagATAGGAAgtccttcaaaacaaaagccCTCCAGGACTCACCTGAGAGGATCATTGCCGATTTTACAATGAAAGGAAACTGTAGGGTCAAAAACAACCTGCTCTTCTTCACCCATCATCCTCCTGCCTGGCATAATGGAATCACCAAAGGAAGACAAATTACAGTCTGTGAGGAAGATCCCACCTGTCCCACCCTGATTATCAACATCTATCACAATGGCACAATCATGATCCAGGGATCAGAAAATTGCCTGGATAATTTTTACAAACACTTCCAATCAATGAAAAGCGTagcagaaaagaagaagaaaggaaacaGCCAGAGACCCCAGAGAGACCAGCCGTCCCCAGCAGCAGTCATGTGACCTCCTCTCCTCACTGCAGCCCCAAACTCTCCTCCAGTGTGAAGGTACTGAGAGAGGGACTCTCAGTCATGGTGAGGGAGTTTGTGGACTTCAAAGAAAAGACCTTGACCTGCCTTCACAACAACTGTGAGAAACAACATCCAGCAGTGTGTGAGCCAAGCAGTATGGTCCTACAACAGAAGGCTGAAATCCATGACTACCAGGCCatgaaggagctggaggaagacAACCGGGCCatgaaggagctggaggaagacCACCAGGCCatgaaggagctggaggaagacCACCAGGACATGAAGGAGCTAGAGGAAGACCACCAGGCCatgaaggagctggaggaagacCACCGGGCCatgaaggagctggaggaagacAACCAGGCCatgaaggagctggaggaagacCACCAGGCCatgaaggagctggaggaagacCACCAGGCCatgaaggagctggaggaagacAACCTCCAACTGGAGGAAGACCACCAGGCCatgaaggagctggaggaagaACACCAGGCCatgaaggagctggaggaagacAACCAGGCCATGTAGGAGCTGGAGGAAGACCACCAGGCCatgaaggagctggaggaagacCACCAGGCCatgaaggagctggaggaagacAACCTCCAGCTGGAGGAAGACCACCAGGCCatgaaggagctggaggaagacCACCAGGCCatgaaggagctggaggaagacCACCAGGCCatgaaggagctggaggaagacCACCAGGCCATGAAGTAGCTGGAGGAAGACCACCAGGCCATGAAGGACCTGGAGGAAGACAACCAGGCCCTGAGGTTAGCCCTACGCAGAGTGATGGAGGATCTCAGCCAACACTCCACCACCCAGGGCAACCAGCTGCAGACTCTACAGGCTCTACAGGCTGAGGTCCACGCCCTGAGAGAAGAGCTGAGAGATCATCGCTCCCCCCCTCCCATCAACCCTACACCCACCGCTTCCCTGCCCCTGGACCCTCCTATCCTATCGGAACCCACTACACCCCATCCAACCCCCACCACTTACTCGCCCATAAAAAcccctcaaacacacatactgacTACAGACACTGACCACAGTACTGATAAacccaatcacacacacacacagcacacacttcTCAGATAATATTAATGTGCGACTCaaacaggaaacacattgaCTTAAAACGCCTCTTCCCAGGCCGAGAAGCAGTGAAACTCTGGACCCCCACCACAAAGAAGGCTAGTGAGCAGCTATCCAAACAGAGGTATCAAGATGTGGAGCTACACAGGGACCAACGACCTGACTGCAAGGATCAGCGACTTACCAACAGCACTGTGGCAGGTGGCAAGGAAAGCGAGAGAGAAATACCCCAgagcatccatccatccatccatccatcttcgtccgcttatccggtgtcgggtcgcggggggagcagctccagcaggggaccccaaacttccctttcccgagccacattaaccagctccgactggggatcgaggcgttcccaggccaggttggagatataatccctccacctagtcctgggtcttcccgaggcctcctcccagctggacgtgcctggaacacctcccgggaggcgcccaggggcatccttaccagatgcccgaaccacctcaactggctcctttcgacgcaaaggagcagcggctctccgagctcctcacggatgactgagcttctcaccctatctctaagggagacgccagccaccctcctgaggaaacccatttcggccgcttgtaccctggatctcgttctttcggtcatgacccagccttcatgaccataggtgagggtaggaacgaaaactgaccggtagatcgagagctttgcctcctggctcagctctcttttcgtcacaacggtgcgatagattgaatgcaataccgcacccgctgcgccgattctccgaccaatctcccgctccattgtcccctcactcgcgaacaaaaccccaaggtacttgaactccttcacttggggtaaggactcacttggggtaaggactcacttggggtaaggactcattccctaccccAGAGCATGAATAACTATATCATCTTCACTCCCAAGGTCTGACACACCCCAACACACAATTAACACAATCAACGCTGAGATTAGAAAGAAATGCACACAACTGCAGAAGGTCCATGTAGCCCTCCACAGAGACATACTTCAGCAGCACCTATGTGACCACATCcacctcagtgagagagctgtgGGGCTATTTGCAAAGAGCCTCAAAGACACAGCCCTAGGCTGAGGCACATCCACACCCACCCCTGACCGCAGAAGAAACTCCACTCAATCAGGAAACTCTCCTCACCCACGCAGACGTCAGCCTACCCAGCAGATGTACCCTCAGCAGCCCCCctacacaaaacaaccacaacaacagtaCAACCAAACAAACCAAGAAATCTACCTGTCACAACCCACTATCCAAAGAGAGAGTGCTACCTACCTGCCACAGCCCCCGCCCTCCCAGAGAGACTTATCTACCTAACAAAGTCACAGCCCACCATCCACGAGGGAGCTACCTACCTACATGCCTCAGACCCCCAGCTAGAGAGAGAGCTACGCCATAGCTGCCAGAGCACCAATACCACCATCTGCCCACTGGAACCCAAACCAGATAAGAGACCTAGTCACCTTGCTGTGCACAAAACTGTTAAATTAACATGGGCTTTCAACATTATTAGACACCAAAGATACCtacatggataaaaaaaaaaaaaatatatatatatatatatatatatatatatatatatatatatatatatatatatatatataatataacaggtacatagcattgtttttttaaattgaatatttCTACGTGAAACACAGATCCTGTATCTAGACAAATGTAATTCTCAATTAGTAGTTGGAATATCTAGGGTTTGTACTCTACAACTTTTGGGGATAAAACTATAGATCCTGAATTTGTAAAAAGTGTAAATAATTTAGATATCATCATTCTACATGAAACATGGAACCATTCATATTTACTATCTAATTGTCCTAATAATTACATTGAATTTTCTGTAccttctgtaaaaaaacaaaatgttaaaaatggaAGAGATTCAGGGGGAACATTAATTTGGCataaagcacaatataaaaatgataTTTCACAAGTGAAAAAGGGAAAAACTCACCTTTGGATAAAAATCAACAGAGGTATAGTTAATAGCACCAgagatatatatttatgtgcaaTCTATATCCCACCCTCAAACTCCCCCTATTACACTGAGGAGATCTTTCAAGAACTTCAAAAGGAGATAATTAATTTCCAGAAATTGGGTTACATCTTAATATGTGGAGATCTCAATGCAAGAACTGGAAAAGAGAAAGACTACATCGAAGTAGATGTTCACACAATACCACAAAGACAAAGTTTTGATAATATTATAAACAAAAACGGAAAACAAGTTCTCCAGATATGGAAAAGCCTTGGGTTATACATCGTTAATGGAAGGACCCGTGGTGGCTCTCTGGGTAGAATGACCTATTCCTCCGTGTTAGGTAACGGTGTGGTGGATTATTCGATAACCAATATCGACCCAGAGGATATCAATGCATTTGTAGTTTTACCACAACTTCCCTTTTCAGAtcactgccaaacaacactttatttaaataaGTCTACAAAGTATAGCATTGTACCAGAATCAGAAACCAGCAAAATGTATGACCTCCATCAAAAATATATATGGAAAAAATGCAGCAACATAGAGgattattttactttacttgatagtatagaaatcaaatcaaaacttAATCTCTACAGACTCACTAAATTCCCAGTCACAAAAGATGGAGTAAATTTGGCTACACAGCATTTAAACAATATATTGGATGAATTAGCTACAAAATCAAATCTCAAAATAATTAACTatagtaaaaaaataacaaaacacaaaccTTCAAAAGAAAAATGGTACGATAATGAATGTGTTTATGCTAGAAAACAACTAAGACTATTATCtaaccaaaaacacagagaaacccATGAGAGTCAAATACGGGATCAATACCATCAGGCACTAAAATACTACAAAACACTAATctataagaaaaaaagagcttcACAGATCTGAAGAACTTAACAAAATAGAAGAAGCCATTGACCAAAACGTCTGGAATTTGTGGAATAAATTCAGTCCAAAACAAACTAAAGATAAATTAACAATACAAAATGGTTTGATCTGGAAAAATCACTTGGAATTTTTGTATAAGAATATTGATTATAGTGCAATCACCCCCCAACAACACTCAGTCATTGAAAATCTTCACCAGTTAAAGGAAAAGGTGAAAGACTACCAAACCCCCCTAGATACAGAAATAACACTAATAGAAATACAGAGCCAAGTGAAGGCTCCGAAGGCTGGAAAGACTTGTGGAGTGGACAGCATCTGCCCTGAGATGCTAAAGCACAGTAGCCTTACACTGCAAGCAACCCTCCACAAGCTGTTCAACCTTGTTCTGGAGTCTGGTTATTTTCCTGAGATCTGGAACCTTGGACTCATCACCCCTATTTTCAAAAATGGCGACAGATTGGACCCTAACAATTACAGAGGCATTTGTGGGAACAGTAGTCTGGGGAAGGTTTTCTGCAGTATTATTAATGCCAGAATACTGTCCTTCCTTACCAAACACAATGTCTTAAGTAAAAATCAAATTGGCTTTTTACCAAAATATCGTACATCAGACCACATCTACACTCTGCACACCCTTATTAAAAAATACACCAAAATTAAAAATTGGAAAATATTTGCATGTTTTATAGACTTTAAAAAAGCTTTTGACTCAATATGGCACGAGGGGCTTTTTTATAAACTTATTGAAAGCGGTATAGGGGGTAAAGTCTATGACACTATTAAATCACTgtacacagaaaataaatgtgcagtaaaaatTGGCTCCAATAGAACAGAATTCTTTAAACAAGGGCGTGGAGTGAGACAGGGATGCAGCACATCAATGAACTAGCAGCGATGTTGGAACAATCTGCAGCCCCAGGTCTCACACTTCACGATTCCAACATCAAGTTCCTGCTCTATGCCGATGATCTGGTTCTGttgtctccaacagaagaggCCTGTCTGTCCTAGAGCAGTACTGTCAGAAATGGGCACTGACAGTCAATCTGAAGAAGACCagtcagggcttgacattaactttttgaggcaattgtccttcggacaagtacatttacgtttcacttgtccatgcataaaagtcacttgtctgggtaaagattcatcattttataaaataaattgtgttttgctaatgcagaatttgaacaaaccattgaaagcatccaaacactatcaacattaatacaattctgttgaaacagtagaaacaaacgtgcctcaacaatagatttccccttcaacaagaaaaaaggatctccagactccataatacaaagtaatatgttgcacgccggtgtgcagaagtcaatatattgagatactaagtcgatactttgagatattgagtcaatatattgagattttaagtcaatattttaaatgttcttattggtttgagattctttgtcaatattctgagttactaagtcaatatattgagatactaagtcaatattttgagttaaatcaatatagtgagatattaagtcaatatattgagatactaagtcaatattttgagataagtcaataaatttagatactaagtcaatattttgagataaatcaatatattgagatactgaacaatctagtgagatattaagtcaatattgagatactaagtcaatattttgagataaattaatatattgagatactaagccaatatattgagattctaagtcaatatttgacattttctcattactttgagattcttagtttatattctgagatactaaatcaatattttgaccagaggtagtggtgacttcaacttctactatatctaaaataattttgtagacataacaatggaatttgccactaaatgttggtgttgactttttttatacaatttcacaaatttctacccggcagaggctgatttaccgaaaggatccttttaaaaaggtgtagctactttacagttgattattacctgatatttaatctgcatatttttttattatttttgttcaaaaaggagcaaaaaaacccgacattatagaacggcttgtttattgctaaggaaaaattaaatgatttattaaaaatgtaacaacaataacttataaaaataacttatctcaccagtaagttcctgttaaacgacaaaaacaacaactgtataggaaaaagggtattttacaacaactttgaatgcagcacgacgcTGGCGgggcgaatttcaagtgaacgcaacatctgtgtttttccgacaacagcagcggcacactgtcatatgttcctctccagtgaaatacagacacacttttacaccgtttagctgtcagcattgtaactgtttactccagctgctagctaacggtaggctaacgttacttgctgttgagtgtagtgttaactagcgtaacatgcggcgatgtttaggttgcctctaacgtccgttttcggagcatccgagagaagcgcaggcatttcagtggcaccgcgGTGCAATTctgtccggtagataacggtggttaaggcaccggtgccgtattagcaccgggtctctccttttctgaCAACGATGTGACGAGGGTACGGTCCTTTTAGTTAGCAACAACGTTAGCTGTAACACCGCAGGTTCaggctttcatgctgcattgcttacagagaacgagctgaacagtgggctgggtctaaccaAAGTCCTTTTAGGCAAGTCATGCCACTCAGCCGCCATCTTGGCAACGCCTCCGGGCAGCAAAATTACACGCCAAGGCAGgttcgattggttggggttaggcatttcatgGTTAAGGCAGGGTTAGGGGATTGTTcagggataggacctgaacagtGGGCATGGGCCTAACCAAAGTAGTGTTTAGGCAATTGaaaggcgggtcttggcgtggccatagtgggattcgtaatatcgcctcCGGGCAGCTATTTCGGACTAACAAGACCAGGCTCCTGAATCGGCAGAGAGTCAAAACTGCACTTTTACTGGTCATTGGGACA
Encoded here:
- the dnaaf19 gene encoding dynein axonemal assembly factor 19 isoform X2: MARSERDVIDFSALESELRAAVESEQRHERENAAKLRAVTQRGTSYNQFRDLVLSCHLKPLEKKDKERAPRKQPWNPVAPGNK
- the dnaaf19 gene encoding dynein axonemal assembly factor 19 isoform X1, whose protein sequence is MITTPRHRTTKVMARSERDVIDFSALESELRAAVESEQRHERENAAKLRAVTQRGTSYNQFRDLVLSCHLKPLEKKDKERAPRKQPWNPVAPGNK